The Neodiprion pinetum isolate iyNeoPine1 chromosome 5, iyNeoPine1.2, whole genome shotgun sequence genome segment acaaaatattgtaaaaaattagaataaattgtaattacaCCGATAACTATGACTattcgtcaaaaaatttcCTTAAATGACCACTTGATCGGGCAGACgcaataaatcaattgtatAACAGTCAAAAGACAAATAATGATAGTAGCAATggtaataacaacaatatacCGTGGcctgataaattaaaaaaacgtaCAAACATTTTGGAAAGGACAAAATTGATGACGTCGTGTTTTTCTCACAAACATTCGACATTGTAATAACCAACTAGAATGACTCAAAATCCGAACAGGTGACTAATCTTCAAGATATGATTAACATGAGTGTAAAATTCACTTTATCTACAATTGACCATTTATAAATTGATCTAATAACTTACGCTACAATATAACAGTGGTTTCCATCACCAAAATATGCGTGCTTTCTCTAAAATTTTACTACCTTCATCAAAATGATCACCACCTTCCAAGTAAGGTGGCGTAAATTCACGATACGCGATGCAAAGACGACGGCCCTTAACATCTTCCCTGAGTACAGCATGTTCCCAGTTGTACCTATTCGAAACAAAGCAACAGTTTACCTTAAAAGCaccaataaatttttgtgtagttttttttaacgtatcTTACCTTGATGCACCATATAAAACCATAAGCGATCTTGCAGGCATTGGCAATCGCACGACTACATGTTCCATAGCTTCCATATTGGGTTGCGTTTTCTTTGAATTCAAGATAGATTCGACAACAGATGGGTAAGTCTCAACGTCAGGCAAATTATAACGATACAACGCATCTGTGTAGGGTGTCATCGTGAGAACCGCATCGCCAGTGATGTTTACAGTGATTATACGCTCGCCCCAGATCCAGCAGTCATCTATATGAGGATCAATTGATGCTCCACGCAGCGGATCGTATTCAAGACTGCATTGTTCGATTGTTTGAAATCCTTGAAGCAAGGGAAcgtttgcaaatttttccTGTACGAATCTCGTTACTGCGGGAAAACCAGAGAAATTTCCCAAACGAAGTCGACGCCTTTTAAAATTGCACTTAGGCCCGTAATTCtgcaaattataa includes the following:
- the LOC124220120 gene encoding alpha-ketoglutarate-dependent dioxygenase alkB homolog 4 — its product is MEIDRPCGCKGIRSCLICETAYRIPRINLADNLQNKRTYVYCIYCDKAWPGWNLSSNQHPNHIGVPIDYPGVYIEPNFLSKNKAKILIKKLDELPWDLSQSGRRKQNYGPKCNFKRRRLRLGNFSGFPAVTRFVQEKFANVPLLQGFQTIEQCSLEYDPLRGASIDPHIDDCWIWGERIITVNITGDAVLTMTPYTDALYRYNLPDVETYPSVVESILNSKKTQPNMEAMEHVVVRLPMPARSLMVLYGASRYNWEHAVLREDVKGRRLCIAYREFTPPYLEGGDHFDEGSKILEKARIFW